Within the Vallitalea longa genome, the region TAAGGTAACATAACTTTGTCTAAATCAGAAAACTCTATATCTTTATAAGTTGGTTTTTCAACCCTTACACCAATATTCAGCTTATCGTTATCTACCCATGCTGTTTCTTGATGATACTTGCCTGGATATCTTACATGACTTCTATTTCCTTTTTGTTCTAAGATAACTATATCATCGCCTTGCCATAATTCTCCATAATCACCGTTGTCCTTAGTGATTGGTGTCACCTTAGAAACACTTGCATAAGTATAATTAACATTTACTGTCACTCCACCCTTGGAATTAGGTGACCATTTTATATTTGCACCAGCTTTTTCAGCTACTTCTCTTACTCCAACATGTATATGTCCATCTTTTACTGTAAATGTTGTTCCATCACTTGCATGTCCTACTCCGTCTTTCATGTTTTTCAAATCATATACAATTGTTTTCCCATTCAATTTCACTGTTGTAGTTCTTGTTTTTCCATCCCATTCAGCTGTACCTCCTAATCCTTCAATAATATCCACAAGATATCCTGTTGTAACCCCATCAGTTACTTTTGAATCTCTAACTTTTACTTTCCCTACTGTTACATCGGCAGGTTTTGCATTATTATTAGTTGACTCTTTTCTATCAGAAGTATTTAATTCCAATATAAAACTTTTCAATTTCTCTTCAGTATCTGCATATGTATCTATTGCATCATTGATTTGTCTATCATATGTAATAAAAATTTCTGATATCGATTTCAATTTCTTGCTGACTTCATTTAAATCATATCTAATATTATCTCTTTCTGCAATATCAAAGTCAATACAATTTTTCTGTGAATTAAAATCATTTAAGATAGTATTACTATTATCAATTAAACTTTTAAACTTTTCTGTTACATCTTCCAATGCATTTAAATCTACTGTTAATGAACCCATATATCTTTTTCCTCCTTGATAAAAAATAATAATTTTTATTTTTATTATATAAATTTAATAAAATTATTTCTACAAATCCTGACGAACGACATGATTTATGGGATGAAATGCATTTTTTTCTATTTTATACTCTATAAATTAAAAAAAGCGTGTTTGCAAAAAACACGCTAAAATATATATATTAAATTTCAATAAAATTTTCTCTATTATTTAATAATATATAGATCAAATATATAGTATTGATACATTATCTGACAAACATTTTTATTAATATATTAAAAAAATATCTCTGTGTTTTCAGTTATTTCAAATGTTTTTAAATTCATTTTTTTATATGTAGCCGAATCTTGATCCGGATAATCTAAAATATACAAATAATCTCCTATCTCAATTATGTAATAAAAATGAATTCCTTTAATGCTTGTATCTATTATACCTGTTTTTTTATCTATCCGTGACATATCATTATCTGTATTATAATATATATAATTTCCTGCCTCTTTATAAAACAAATCCCACCTTCCGGTTATATATTGAGGACTACTCCCATCTAAATTAGCTTTACATAATCCATCTTCTTGAGTATAATATATAAAATTATCTGTTAAAATTGGTCTATTTGCATTATTAATAATTTTGGAATTTTCTGATCCATCAATATTTATACAATACAAACTATCCTCATCATCATCCCACAATTTATAATATATTTTATCTTCTTTTAATCTTATTAAATCTACAAATTTATCTATTTTTATTTCTTGCACTATATCCCCATCTAATGTCGCTTTCAATATTTTACCTTCTTCATTAATATATATAATATTATTCTCAAAGATACCATACTCAAAGTTCAACATATCATCAATAATAAGTTTTGATGTTCTATCTACTAAATTCATTTTAAAAAGATTTCCATCATCTACATAAAATAACAAATCATCTTTTAAAATAAACGTTTTTACAAATACCTTTGCATTAGCTATACTTTCTTTTTCCCCTGTTTTAAGTTCATACCTAATAATTGCTCCCTTACTTTTATCATCATATTGTAATTTCCCCTCATTATCTATATAATATCCAAAATTACAATAATATACGTAATCTTCATCAGTTACAAGTATATCTGGATTGTAATACTCCACTTCTTTAGATTCTATAGGCTCTTCAATTTCACCTATTTCTTCAATTTGTCTTGTTTCTTCAGGCTCTTCTACTTCTTTAACCTGTTCTACTTCTTTATTAGCTTTAGATTTTTTATTAGTTTCTTTTTCTGTAACTTTCTGTTCATTTGCTTGATTTTGATTAATTAATGCAGAATCATTCTTTATTGTTTGTTTACAGCTACATAAAATAAATATTATAGATAATATTAATACATATACTTTACCTATACCTAATTTTTTCATATTATCTCCTTTATCACTTTGATTTATTTATAATTTAATGAACACCTTTTTTAATATAATCTATTCCTTTTTCCCCTATAACCTCTTTATATCCATTTTCATTTAAATCCATAAAACTTCTATCAATAACAATTATCCCTTTAGCATCATCTGGTTTTTCTCCACGTTTTACATGACCATCTTTATCGAATCCTATAATCTTAGCAATTTCATTATATCGTGTCCACTCTCTATTAATAGTACCCGGTCTAACTATTTGACAACCTGCTGAATTTGCCCAATTAGATGAACCATCAATTTCTTTTTCTTTACAATCTGCACCTCTATGTCCCATATGAAAATGAATTCCCGTAGAAATACCATTATACCATTTATCTGCTTTATTATTATATCTAGCAACTTTTACATTATTCTTACCATCTGTTGATTTTATTTTTAATGCTGGGTATTTAATTGATTTCGTAGAATGTATTACATCTTCATACAAATAAATTCCATCAACTACTGTAGGCATATCTGTACCACCATTCATAGATTTAGGTCCTTTAGGATTATCTGGTAAGGTTGATGCTTCTGGAGTTATATAGGCTATCTTATCATCCTTAACTATAACTAATAATGCTCCATATCGATCCTCATACAATGAAGTATGCTTTGTATTACCATAAATAGCTTTTTTATTAATAGTAGTACCTTCAAAAAGATAAATCTGAGTATCATTTTTATGCTTTTTGATATAGTCATTATTATGATAGGTATTTTTAATTTTCATAATTGCTTGTTTTTGCTCATCAGTTAATGGTAAAACCTTACCATTAGCATAAGGTAACATAACTTTGTCTAAATCAGAAAACTCTATATCTTTATAAGTTGGTTTTTCAACCCTTACACCAATATTCAGCTTATCGTTATCTACCCATGCTGTTTCTTGATGATACTTGCCTGGATATCTTATATGACTTCTATTTCCTTCTTGCTCTAAGATAACTATATCATCGCCTACCCATAATTCTCCATAATCACCGTTGTCCTTAGTAATTGGTGTCACCTTAGAAACACTTGCATAAGTATAATTAATATCTACTGTCACTCCACCCTTGGAATTAGGTGACCATTTTATATTAGCACCAGATTTTTCAGATACTTCTCTTACTCCAACATGTATATGTCCATCTTTTACTGTAAATGTTGTTCCATCACTTGCATGTCCTACTCCGTCTTTCATGTTTTTCAAATCATATACAATTGTTTTCCCATTCAATTTCACTGTTGTAGTTCTTGTTTTTCCATCCCATTCAGCTGTACCTCCTAATCCTTCAATAATATCCACAAGATATCCTGTTGTAACCCCATCAGTTACTTTTGAATCTCTAACTTTTACTTTCCCTACTGTTACATCGGCAGGTTTTGCATTATTATTAGTTGACTCTTTTCTATCAGAAGTATTTAATTCCAATATAAAACTTTTCAATTTCTCTTCAGTATCTGCATATGTATCTATTGCATCATTGATTTGTCTATCATATGTAATAAAAATTTCTGATATCGATTTCAATTTCTTGCTGACTTCATTTAAATCATATCTAATATTATCTCTTTCTGCAATATCAAAATCAATACAATTTTTCTGTGAATTAAAATCATTTAAGATGATATTGCTTCTTTCAATTAAATCTTTAAACTTTTCTGTTACATCTCCTAATGCATTTAAATCTACTGTTAATGAACCCATATATCTGTTTCCTCCTTAATAAAAAATAATAAATTTTATTATCATTATATAAATTTAATAAAATTATTTCTA harbors:
- a CDS encoding stalk domain-containing protein → MGSLTVDLNALEDVTEKFKSLIDNSNTILNDFNSQKNCIDFDIAERDNIRYDLNEVSKKLKSISEIFITYDRQINDAIDTYADTEEKLKSFILELNTSDRKESTNNNAKPADVTVGKVKVRDSKVTDGVTTGYLVDIIEGLGGTAEWDGKTRTTTVKLNGKTIVYDLKNMKDGVGHASDGTTFTVKDGHIHVGVREVAEKAGANIKWSPNSKGGVTVNVNYTYASVSKVTPITKDNGDYGELWQGDDIVILEQKGNRSHVRYPGKYHQETAWVDNDKLNIGVRVEKPTYKDIEFSDLDKVMLPYANGKILPLTDEQKKAIMKIKNTYHNNDYIKKHKNDTQIYLFEGTTINEHEIYGSEYDTSLYKDRYGALLVIVKDDKIAYITPEASTLPDNPKGSKSMNGGTDMPTVVDGIYLYEDVTHSTKSIKYPALKIKSTDGKNNVKVTRYNNKADKWYNGISTGIHFHMGHRGADCEGDEVDGSSNWANSAGCQIVRPGTINGEWARYNEIAKIIGFDKDGYVNCGEKPDDAKGIIIIDRSFMDLNENGYKKVIGEKGIDYIKKGVH
- a CDS encoding DUF5050 domain-containing protein, whose protein sequence is MKKLGIGKVYVLILSIIFILCSCKQTIKNDSALINQNQANEQKVTEKETNKKSKANKEVEQVKEVEEPEETRQIEEIGEIEEPIESKEVEYYNPDILVTDEDYVYYCNFGYYIDNEGKLQYDDKSKGAIIRYELKTGEKESIANAKVFVKTFILKDDLLFYVDDGNLFKMNLVDRTSKLIIDDMLNFEYGIFENNIIYINEEGKILKATLDGDIVQEIKIDKFVDLIRLKEDKIYYKLWDDDEDSLYCINIDGSENSKIINNANRPILTDNFIYYTQEDGLCKANLDGSSPQYITGRWDLFYKEAGNYIYYNTDNDMSRIDKKTGIIDTSIKGIHFYYIIEIGDYLYILDYPDQDSATYKKMNLKTFEITENTEIFF
- a CDS encoding stalk domain-containing protein, translating into MGSLTVDLNALGDVTEKFKDLIERSNIILNDFNSQKNCIDFDIAERDNIRYDLNEVSKKLKSISEIFITYDRQINDAIDTYADTEEKLKSFILELNTSDRKESTNNNAKPADVTVGKVKVRDSKVTDGVTTGYLVDIIEGLGGTAEWDGKTRTTTVKLNGKTIVYDLKNMKDGVGHASDGTTFTVKDGHIHVGVREVSEKSGANIKWSPNSKGGVTVDINYTYASVSKVTPITKDNGDYGELWVGDDIVILEQEGNRSHIRYPGKYHQETAWVDNDKLNIGVRVEKPTYKDIEFSDLDKVMLPYANGKVLPLTDEQKQAIMKIKNTYHNNDYIKKHKNDTQIYLFEGTTINKKAIYGNTKHTSLYEDRYGALLVIVKDDKIAYITPEASTLPDNPKGPKSMNGGTDMPTVVDGIYLYEDVIHSTKSIKYPALKIKSTDGKNNVKVARYNNKADKWYNGISTGIHFHMGHRGADCKEKEIDGSSNWANSAGCQIVRPGTINREWTRYNEIAKIIGFDKDGHVKRGEKPDDAKGIIVIDRSFMDLNENGYKEVIGEKGIDYIKKGVH